One Athene noctua chromosome 32, bAthNoc1.hap1.1, whole genome shotgun sequence genomic region harbors:
- the LOC141972317 gene encoding maestro heat-like repeat-containing protein family member 7 encodes MAVVSPTPPCFRVDETLPEEIPEEAGWDSEGAWLLSLLDCSDMGTVFGEYFRPSQKTDVLLVGIEALTADDAHDRQMGGDIVDMAMTDPVSWLTDVPEILRHIHRNVEHIHTEPARRSLHSLLLLLTEWSPREVVRSLLGISPMSDRAAVAMWEVLVSVPWALRRVMSELLGVLQDWRLSRVFSSATEDACIYPLALLACANIDTEEFAALYKAQRYLRRPSPVFLSMVLTGLNTLSKTPEMARKLAVLLPDILETLTDANANVKTKALVLFISVMGHMEREEANLISLSLAEKLLPLFDDECSRVRELSIRLFQDMMKTVVGRNKKKMLKTVQSVLLPLLLHTNEEIESVAKASRDTLHASAKFLGLRRLSSVAKTGQTPLIGECLITHRRSRVEEYLLQSLPYLKDPQATVREEAVRFIGLAARRQSILSQERLWHICDALLPLGKDTEFSIRSLAAKTISVLTIEQSPTSRWSLRSLCCWL; translated from the exons ATGGCCGTTGTCTCACCGACTCCTCCGTGTTTCCGTGTAGACGAgacgctgccagaggagattccagagGAAGCGGGATGGGATTCTGAGGGCGCctggttgctttctttacttgactGCAGCGACATGGGAAcg gtgtttggcgaatacttcCGGCCTTCGCAGAAgacggacgttctcctcgtgggcatcgaggccttgacggcagacgatgcgcacgacaggcagatgggcggtgacatcgtggacatggccatgacagaccccgtgtcctggctgacggat gtgccagaaatcctgagacacatccacagaaatgtggagcacatccacacggagccagcccggcgcagcctgcactcgctgctgctgctgctgacggagtggagccccagggaggtggtcaggagcctgttGGGCATCTCTCCAATgagtgacag ggcggccgtggccatgtgggaggtgctggtctccgtgccctgggctctgcggagagtcatgtcggagctgctcggcgtgctgcaggactggcggctgagcagggtgttcagctctgccacggaggacgcctgcatctaccccttggct ctcctggcctGCGCTAACATTGACacggaggagtttgctgccctctacaaggcccagaggtacctgaggcgtcccagcccggtgtTCCTTTCgatggtgctcacgggcctcaacACGCTGTCGAAAACACCTGAAATg gccagaaaactcgcGGTGCTGCTCCCCGACATcctggagaccctgacagatgcCAATGCCAATGTCAAGACGAAGGCCCTGGTGTTGTTCATCAGCGTGATGGGTcacatggagagggaagaggccaacctcatctccctgagcctggcggagaagctcctgcccctcttcgatgat gagtgcagccgcgtgcgggagctctccatccgcctcttccaAGACATGATGAAGACcgtggtggggagaaacaagaaaaaaatgttgaagacagtgcagagtgtgctgctcccactgttacTGCACACCAACGAGGAgatcgagagcgtggccaag gcttcccgggacaccctccaCGCTTCTGCCAAGTTCCTGGGCCtgaggaggctcagctctgtggccaagacagggcagacacccctgatcggagagtgcttg ataacgcacaggaggagcagggtggaggagtatctgctccagagcctgccctacctgaaggaccctcaggccaccgtgcgggaggaggccgtcaggttcatcg gtcttgctgcgcggcgccagagcatcctcagccaggagaggctgtggcacatCTGCGATG cgctcctgcccttggggaaagacaCTGAATTCtccatcaggtccctggcagccaAGACCATCTCGGTCCTGACCATAGAGCAGAGTCCGACATcgagatggagcctgcggtcgctgtgctgctggctctga